A single region of the Eleginops maclovinus isolate JMC-PN-2008 ecotype Puerto Natales chromosome 4, JC_Emac_rtc_rv5, whole genome shotgun sequence genome encodes:
- the dmxl2 gene encoding dmX-like protein 2 isoform X2 produces MHLHQVLTGAVNPGDCCYSVGSVNDIPFTAYGSGCDVVILASDFECVQIIPGAQNGNIQVGCVECSHQLGRIAASYGNTVCIFEPLSTNPNKRHKLNYQWQKTGQFFLDAITYNLAWDPQGNRILAATERLQLWAPPLKDVLIEEEDGQLNEDRPHPVLNDWNCVWQCKTAASVHIAKWSPDGEYFATVGKDDCLLKVWYPTTGWRSAVVVQDHSDKKPPPVHFSFVYLAHPRMVTGMSWRKTSKYMPKGSVCNVLLTSCEDGVCRLWSETLLPEDSLLGGQISENTHSFSSSLPGLAGNRDKIQHALESIHHLKHLRRGRRRSSALVAHSELLPSQLGTQDAHSHRHIAQHANALCHFHISASINPNTDIPAVLAESAVFNPDDGSGGGGFVVHWLNNKDLSFTSSMDLFMLQLRKLSEQQLDQTTEDPLDPEGSPMKFDFDLDEMSDKASSEQGEEGETGEQGSTKASSPGSSSSMPLPSMLLERRMETLITEWNKSPDMLFTIHPTDGSFLVWHVKYLDEFNQGIFRQVQVSFSSRIPVAFPTGDANSLSKNILMYACTIHEGESAGEPGRMVQRVPHSASASGGLGSSALVSSPNPCPGISPAVMMVSKHVDGSLNQWAVTFAERSAYSDVLTVSHKFRYCGHRFHLNDQACHTVLPLLLTSSHHNALLTPPSAPGSLEGEQPPTFPIPKGLPRKQLRNAATRTFHDPNAIYSELILWRVDHIGPLSCTGGVSELARINSLHTSAFSNVAWLPTLVPSSVLGSYCNSASACFVASDGKNLRLYQAVVDARKLLDELSDPETSKLVGEVFNIVSQQSTARPGCIIELDVITNQCGANTQLLHVFQEDFILGYKPQKETEAFTTAFPPGEDYQPAPFSEKFFLVVIEKDLNRNSVLQMWHLHLKSVQACVDEASPDFSFQSQLMVPNQSVNPDSSPETSPIRPLPRSSSTANLQSASKLILSSKLVYSKRLDLPHGVEVTRATPSAGHLSSSSIYPVCLAPYLIVTTCSDSRVRFWRCAVEGDEGYSEDDRDTRTYRWEPWALMKEEEDNNSAVCVPGRPVAVSCSYIGRLAMAFKKPRPGQLQGSGEDFSMHVSIYECESTGGSEWVLEQTLHLDDFTRPSSTLDPRVSVDSNLFVYSRSDLYMSRDHTSPNIKHYVHLDWLSKEDGSHILTVGVGSNILMYGRISGVVNEPTSSKEGVAVITLPLGGSIKQGIRSRWILLRSVDLLSSVDGTPSLPVSLSWVRDGILVVGMDCEMHVYAQWHQDKKPGDGEEGNLSSADIAGGQTSSVFEGRARSKSVFEGSAAGAAAVDEALRAPAGLQEGGLFEAAHSLSPTLPQYHPTQLLELMDLGKVRRAKAILAHLVKCIAGEVAVVRDVEAGEGGSRRHLSRTISVTGSTAKDTIVAGRDGGRDYTEINSIPPLPLYSLMLADLDTSYKGAEEAAKGGDGEGSQKSAEDQYSDLFQMQTVTTDDFVNFAVDKPEKKSRVINLSQYGPTYFGPEHAQVLSSHLMHSSLPGLTRLEQMFLVALADTVATTSAEVTSSTDQKYTGGEALDECGLRYLLAMRLHTCLLTSLPPLYRMQLLHQGLSTCHFAWAFHSEAEEEQLNMIPAMQRGDPQWSELRAVGAGWWIRNINTLRKMVEKIGKAAFQRNNDPLDAALFFLAMKKKAVLWGLFRSQHDDKMTQFFKNNFSEDRWRKAALKNAFSLLGKQRFEQSAAFFLLAGSLKDAIEVLMEKMEDIQLAMIVARLYEADFENSSTCQGLLYEKVLGCNRDGSGYHCSRLHPDPFLRSIAYWIIKDYTRALDTLLERTPKDDDENPDVMVKACNPVVFSFYNYLRTHPLIIRRHLAIPEGTAATVGLSVEKSSADEINLIERKLFFTTANAHFKVGCPVLALEVLSKIPKVTKKSSSSPNSKASSKANVNSTQPLENGTQGGVDWGSPAAPADAWGGNDSVLDWSQPLVKMDEDDLKLDWGADKEDDEDDDDDDDDDGLTMKKPEAEIKVGGGSEIGGPKLQRDDSQGESEVDVIAEQLKFRACLKILMTELRTLATGFEVDGGKLRFQLYSWLEKEIAAMHTICNYKVEGKEEELDVEGWRERTASVDIPDDALDRTEAGAYERHQMERRRLQAKQQHSERRKAWLRKNQALLRVFLSYCSLHGAKGGGVTSVRMELLFLLQESQQETTVKQLQSPLPLPTTLPLLSACIAATKTVIANPVLHLSNHIHDILHTVTLLETPPHPDIMDDRVNTLHTLAASLSACIYQALCDSHSYSSQAEANQFTGMVYQGLLLSERKRLRTESIEEHVTPNSAPAQWPGVSSLISLLTSAREEDQPRLNVLLCEGVMAVYLALLIHGLGTHSSNELFRLAAHPLNNRMWAAVFGGGAKLVIKPKRPEAPPVPADFEAARPEDSQEAGRPEQSSLTPNPNPIPTDTQRPKRPLPPVSRGEGWGTVAPATKASSTAGPSKECSEAKAEQPSQTKSDSESKPVAPPQPAAEDGDRYRRRFNMRMLVPGRPVKETPATPPPVPTERPAYREKFIPPELSMWDYFVAKPFLPLSDSNALCDSDESGAEDDEDDDDAFLSDTQITEHSDPNSYSWALIRLVMVKLAHHNVKNFLPLTGLDFTDLPVTSPLSNAVLKTLENWEQLLLERMNKFDAPPPNYINTYPTDLSAGGGPAILRHKAMLEPDNTPFKTKNQQSFPARRLWHFLVKQEVLQETLIRYIFTKKRKQCESVDNHMDRLSPNCIAGASSPYKVEADLGYPGGKAKIIHKESDIIMAFAINRANSNEIVLASTHDVQEVDVSSLVAVQPYTWIGDDFDKESRSSDDIDHRSSQTNIAQTSSVPFAPPQMQVSASMPWLGSGQTSMGASVIMKRNLNNVKRMTSHPIYQYYMTGAQDGSVRMFEWNRPQQLICFRQAGNARVTRLYFNSQGNKCGVADGEGFLSLWQVNQTSSNPKPYLSWQCHTKTCGDFAFITSSSLIATAGQSNDNRNVCLWDTLISPSNTMVHAFPCHENGATVLQYAAKQQLLITGGRKGFVCVFDIRQRQLLHTFQAHDSAIKALALDAFEDFFVTGSAEGNMKVWKIAGHGLMHSFSTEHTKQSIFRNIGAGVMQVETRPGNRIFTCGADGTLKMRVLPDRYNIPSSLIDIL; encoded by the exons ATGCATCTGCATCAGGTGCTGACGGGGGCTGTTAACCCTGGAGATTGCTGCTATTCGGTGGGGAGCGTGAATGACATACCTTTCACG GCCTATGGCTCAGGTTGTGATGTAGTGATCCTCGCCAGTGACTTTGAGTGCGTGCAGATCATCCCGGGAGCTCAGAATGGGAACATACAGGTGGGCTGTGTGGAGTGCTCCCACCAGCTTGGCAGG aTTGCTGCATCCTACGGAAATACAGTCTGCATCTTTGAGCCTCTTTCTACCAACCCAAACAAACGCCACAAG CTTAACTATCAGTGGCAAAAGACAGGACAGTTCTTCCTCGATGCCATCACCTACAACCTGGCCTGGGACCCACAAG GGAACCGTATCCTAGCAGCAACTGAGCGACTCCAGCTGTGGGCTCCTCCACTGAAAGATGTCCTgatagaggaggaggatggacaGTTAAATGAGGACAGGCCCCACCCTGTGCTCAATGACTGGAACTGTGTCTGGCAGTGCAA GACTGCTGCATCTGTTCATATTGCCAAGTGGTCTCCTGATGGGGAGTACTTTGCAACAGTTGGGAAG GATGACTGTTTACTTAAGGTGTGGTATCCCACCACGGGCTGGCGTTCTGCAGTGGTGGTTCAAGACCACTCGGATAAAAAACCTCCTCCTGTTCActtctcctttgtttacctggCACATCCCCGCATGGTCACCGGCATGTCTTGGAGGAAGACCAGCAAGTACATGCCCAA GGGTTCAGTGTGCAATGTGCTGCTGACATCCTGCGAGGATGGCGTGTGTAGGCTGTGGTCTGAGACGCTGCTACCAGAAGACAGCCTGCTTGGCGGACAGATCTctgagaacacacactccttcagCTCCAGCCTGCCAGGCCTGGCAGGCAACAGGGACAAGATCCAGCATGCTTTGGAG TCAATCCATCACCTGAAGCATCTGCGCCGCGGCCGGCGACGCTCGTCTGCTCTGGTGGCTCACAGTGAGCTGCTGCCCTCTCAGCTCGGCACGCAGGACGCACACAGTCACCGCCACATCGCTCAGCACGCCAATGCCCTGTGTCACTTCCATATCTCAGCCAGTATTAACCCAAACACAG ATATCCCAGCGGTGCTGGCTGAATCCGCAGTGTTTAACCCAGACGATGGTAGTGGTGGTGGAGGCTTCGTCGTTCACTGGCTCAACAATAAGGACCTCAGCTTCACCTCCTCCATGGACCTCTTTATGCTGCAGCTCCGTAAGTTATCTGAACAGCAGTTGGACCAGACTACTGAGGACCCCCTGGACCCTGAAGGATCCCCTATGAAGTTTGACTTTG ACCTAGACGAGATGTCCGACAAAGCGTCTTCCGAGCAAGGGGAGGAGGGTGAGACAGGGGAGCAGGGAAGCACCAAGGCGTCATCCCCCGGATCCAGCTCCAGCATGCCTTTGCCCTCCATGCTgctggagaggaggatggagactCTGATCACAGAGTGGAACAAGAGCCCAGACATGTTGTTCACCATCCACCCTACTGATGGATCCTTCCTGGTTTGGCATGTGAAGTACTTGGATGAATTCAACCAGGGCATCTTCAGACAGGTTCAG GTGTCCTTCTCTTCCCGTATTCCAGTGGCATTTCCTACAGGTGATGCCAACTCACTGAGTAAAAACATCCTGATGTACGCCTGCACTATACATGAGGGGGAGAGTGCAGGCGAGCCGGGGAGGATGGTTCAACGTGTCCCCCACTCTGCTTCCGCATCGGGTGGCCTGGGATCGTCCGCACTGGTCTCTTCTCCCAACCCCTGCCCTGGAATCAGCCCTGCGGTCATGATGGTCTCCAAGCATGTGGATGGATCTCTCAATCAG TGGGCAGTGACATTTGCTGAGCGCTCTGCCTACTCCGACGTACTGACCGTATCACACAAGTTCCGGTACTGCGGGCACCGTTTCCATCTGAACGACCAAGCCTGCCACACAgtgctgccactgctgctgaCCTCCTCTCACCATAACGCCCTGCTCACCCCTCCTTCAGCCCCTGGCAGCCTGGAGGGAGAGCAGCCTCCCACCTTTCCAATACCAAAGGGACTTCCCAG GAAGCAGCTGCGTAATGCAGCTACAAGGACCTTCCATGACCCCAACGCCATCTACAGTGAGCTTATCCTGTGGAGGGTGGACCACATTGGACCCCTGTCCTGCACTGGAGGGGTCTCTGAACTGGCCCGTATCAACTCTCTGCACACCTCTGCGTTTAGCAATGTTGCTTGGCTACCAACACTAGTGCCCAGCTCTGTACTTG GATCTTACTGTAACAGTGCCAGCGCCTGCTTCGTGGCATCAGATGGTAAAAACCTGCGTCTCTATCAAGCTGTGGTGGACGCCAGAAAACTTCTGGATGAGCTGTCAGACCCTGAAACGTCT AAACTGGTGGGCGAAGTGTTCAACATTGTCAGCCAGCAGTCCACTGCCAGGCCTGGATGTATCATCGAGTTGGATGTGATAACAAACCAG TGTGGCGCCAATACCCAGCTGCTGCATGTCTTTCAAGAGGACTTCATTCTAGGTTACAAGCCtcagaaagagacagaagcaTTCACAACGGCCTTTCCACCCGGTGAAG ATTACCAACCTGCCCCATTCTCTGAGAAGTTCTTCCTGGTGGTGATAGAAAAGGATCTGAACAGGAACTCTGTCCTGCAAATGTGGCACCTGCACCTCAAGTCTGTGCAGGCCTGTGTTG ATGAGGCGAGCCCAGATTTCAGCTTCCAGAGCCAGCTGATGGTTCCCAATCAAAGTGTGAATCCTGACTCTTCTCCGGAGACCTCACCTATCAGACCCCTGCCCCGCTCATCCTCTACAGCCAACCTGCAATCAGCCAGCAAACTCATCCTGAGCTCCAAGCTGGTGTACAGCAAGCGGCTCGACCTTCCCCACGGGGTGGAGGTAACCAGGGCGACCCCCTCTGCAG GTCATCTGAGTTCCTCTTCTATCTACCCTGTATGCCTCGCTCCGTACCTCATTGTCACCACCTGCTCTGACTCTCGGGTCCGCTTCTGGCGCTGTGCTGTGGAGGGTGATGAGGGGTACAGCGAGGATGATCGGGACACCCGTACGTACCGCTGGGAGCCCTGGGCTCTgatgaaagaagaggaagacaacaacagtgctgtgtgtgttcctggGCGTCCTGTTGCTGTGTCCTGCTCCTACATCGGCAGGTTGGCCATGGCCTTTAAAAAACCACGACCAGGACAG CTGCAGGGTTCTGGAGAGGACTTCTCCATGCACGTGTCCATCTATGAGTGTGAATCTACTGGAGGCTCAGAGTGGGTTTTAGAGCAAACCCTTCACCTGGATGACTTTACCAGACCCTCTTCAACCCTGGATCCAAGAGTCAGTGTGGACTCAAACCTATTTGTCTACAGCAG GTCTGACCTGTACATGAGCAGAGACCACACCTCCCCCAACATTAAGCACTACGTACACTTGGACTGGCTTTCGAAGGAGGACGGGTCTCACATCCTCACTGTGGGAGTTGGATCCAACATCCTCATGTACGGACGTATCTCCGGCGTCGTCAATGAGCCGACTAGCAGCAAGGAAGGAGTAGCTGTCATCACCCTTCCTCTTGGGGGCAGTATCAAGCAGGGCATCCGCTCACGCTGGATCCTGCTTCGGTCCGTGGACCTCCTGTCGTCCGTGGACGGCACACCATCTCTGCCAGTTTCCCTGTCCTGGGTGAGGGACGGCATCCTGGTGGTAGGCATGGACTGTGAGATGCACGTGTATGCCCAGTGGCATCAGGACAAGAAGCCTGGGGATGGAGAGGAGGGCAACCTATCATCTGCAGACATTGCCGGTGGTCAAACCTCCTCGGTCTTTGAAGGGAGAGCCAGATCTAAGAGTGTGTTTGAAGGGAGTGCcgcaggagctgctgcagtggATGAGGCGCTTCGTGCCCCAGCAGGACTTCAGGAAGGTGGACTGTTTGAAGCAGCTCACTCCCTTTCTCCGACTCTACCCCAGTACCATCCCACCCAGCTGCTAGAGCTCATGGACCTGGGCAAGGTTCGCCGTGCCAAG GCCATCCTCGCTCACCTGGTGAAGTGTATTGCTGGGGAAGTCGCAGTGGTGAGGGATGTGGAGGCAGGTGAGGGCGGATCAAGGAGACATCTATCCCGGACCATCAGTGTGACCGGCAGCACAGCAAAAGACACTATAGTGGCTGGCCGCGATGGGGGGAGGGACTACACAGAGATCAACTCCATCCCTCCCTTGCCCCTGTACTCCCTCATGTTGGCTGACCTGGACACCTCGTACAAGGGAGCGGAAGAAGCTGCTAAGGGGGGCGACGGTGAGGGGTCCCAGAAGTCCGCAGAAGACCAGTATTCAGACCTCTTTCAG ATGCAAACGGTCACCACAGACGATTTCGTGAACTTTGCCGTGGACAAACCAGAGAAAAAGTCTCGAGTCATCAACCTCTCTCAATATGGACCTACCTACTTTGGACCGGAGCATGCTCAG GTACTGTCCAGTCACCTCATGCACTCCAGCCTCCCGGGACTGACCAGACTGGAGCAGATGTTCTTGGTGGCCTTGGCTGATACTGTTGCAACCACTAGTGCTGAGGTCACCAGCTCCACTGATCAGAAGTACACAG gtggagaGGCTCTCGATGAGTGTGGACTGCGGTACCTGCTGGCCATGCGTCTTCACACCTGCCTGCTCACCTCCCTGCCCCCCCTCTACCGCATGCAGCTGCTCCACCAGG GCCTGTCAACATGCCACTTTGCATGGGCCTTCCACTCAGAGGCAGAAGAAGAGCAGCTGAACATGATCCCAGCCATGCAGAGAGGAGACCCGCAGTGGTCTGAGCTCAGAGCTGTTGGAGCGGGTTGGTGGATACGCAACATCAACACCCTGCGGAAAATGGTGGAGAAG atagGTAAAGCTGCATTCCAGAGAAACAACGACCCTTTAGATGCTGCTCTGTTCTTCTTGGCCATGAAGAAGAAAGCTGTCCTCTGGGGGCTCTTCAG GTCTCAGCATGATGACAAGATGACTCAGTTCTTCAAGAATAACTTCAGTGAAGACCGCTGGCGAAAGGCAGCCCTGAAAAATGCCTTCTCCCTGTTGGGAAAGCAGCGCTTTGAACAGTCCGCTGCCTTTTTCTTACTGGCTGGATCACTCAAAGATGCCATAGAG GTGTTgatggagaagatggaggaCATCCAGTTAGCCATGATCGTAGCAAGGCTGTATGAGGCTGACTTTGAGAATTCTTCTACCTGCCAAGGCCTCCTGTATGAGAAGGTCCTGGGCTGTAACAGGGACGGTAGTGGTTACCACTGTTCCAGGCTGCACCCCGACCCATTCCTCCGCAGCATAGCCTACTGGATCATAAAAGATTACACTCGAGCTCTGGACACACTGTTGGAACGAACCCCCAAAGACGATGATGAGAACCCTG ATGTGATGGTGAAAGCTTGCAACCCGGTGGTGTTCAGTTTCTATAACTACCTGAGGACACACCCTTTGATCATCCGTCGACACTTAGCAATTCCAGAAGGCACCGCAGCGACTGTGGGCCTCAGTGTTGAGAAGAGCAGCGCAGATGAGATCAACCTTATAGAGCGCAAACTGTTCTTCACGACTGCCAATGCACACTTCAAG GTGGGCTGTCCAGTTCTGGCTCTGGAAGTGCTTTCCAAGATTCCCAAAGTTACTAAGAAATCCAGCTCTTCGCCTAACAGCAAAGCTTCATCCAAAGCCAATGTAAACTCCACCCAACCTCTTGAAAATGGGACCCAGGGTGGCGTGGACTGGGGCTCCCCTGCAGCCCCGGCCGATGCCTGGGGTGGAAATGATAGTGTGTTAGACTGGAGCCAGCCTTTGGTCAAGATGGATGAAGATGACCTGAAGCTGGACTGGGGGGCAGAcaaagaagatgatgaagatgatgatgatgatgatgatgatgacggtCTGACCATGAAGAAGCCAGAGGCTGAGATTAAAGTGGGCGGAGGCTCAGAGATTGGCGGCCCTAAACTGCAGAGAGACGACTCACAG GGGGAGTCGGAGGTGGACGTGATTGCGGAGCAGCTGAAGTTCCGGGCCTGTCTGAAGATCCTGATGACAGAGCTGCGTACGCTAGCCACAGGCTTCGAGGTGGATGGAGGGAAGCTCCGCTTTCAGCTCTACAGTTGGCTGGAGAAGGAGATAGCAGCCATGCATACGATCTGCAACTACAAG GTggagggaaaggaggaagaaTTAGATGTGGAGGGCTGGAGAGAGCGTACAGCATCAGTGGACATACCAGACGACGCCCTAGATCGTACAGAGGCCGGGGCCTACGAGCGTCACCAGATGGAGCGCCGCCGCCTTCAGGCCAAGCAGCAGCACTCTGAGAGGCGTAAAGCGTGGCTGAGGAAGAACCAGGCCCTGCTGAGGGTGTTTCTCTCCTACTGTAGCCTTCATGGAGCCAAAGGAGGAGGAGTCACCTCTGTCCGCATGGAGCTTCTCTTCCTTCTGCAGGAGAGCCAGCag GAGACCACAGTGAAGCAGCTGCAGTCTCCTCTGCCTCTGCCCACAACACTGCCTCTGCTCTCAGCCTGCATTGCTGCCACCAAGACGGTCATAGCCAATCCAGTTCTCCACCTCAGCAACCACATTCACGACATCCTCCACACCGTCACCCTCTTGGAGACCCCGCCGCATCCTGACATCATGGATGATCGG GTGAATACTCTGCACACGCTAGCAGCTTCTCTGTCTGCCTGCATCTATCAAGCACTGTGTGACAGCCACAGCTACAG CAGCCAGGCGGAGGCCAACCAGTTTACGGGGATGGTGTACCAGGGCCTGCTGCTCAGTGAGAGGAAACGACTCCGCACAGAAAGCATTGAAGAACATGTAACTCCCAACTCTGCTCCTGCACAGTGGCCAG gtgtgtcGTCCCTGATTTCTCTGTTGACGTCTGCCAGAGAGGAGGACCAGCCGAGGCTCAACGTGCTGCTGTGTGAAGGGGTCATGGCTGTCTATCTGGCACTGCTCATTCACGGCCTGGGCACTCACAGCAGCAACGAACTGTTCCGCCTGGCAGCGCATCCGCTCAACAACCGCATGTGGGCTGCTGTGTTTGGGGGAGGGGCCAAACTCGTTATTAAGCCAAAGAGGCCCGAGGCCCCACCAG TGCCAGCTGATTTTGAGGCAGCCAGGCCAGAGGACTCTCAAGAGGCAGGAAGACCTGAGCAGAGCAGCCTCACCCCTAACCCCAACCCCATCCCTACTGACACCCAGCGCCCCAAACGACCCCTTCCTCCCGTTTCAAGGGGAGAGGGGTGGGGCACTGTGGCACCAGCAACTAAGGCCAGCT CAACAGCTGGGCCTAGCAAGGAGTGTTCAGAGGCCAAGGCTGAGCAGCCCTCTCAGACTAAATCTGACTCTGAGTCTAAACCAG TTGCTCCCCCTCAACCTGCTGCAGAGGATGGGGACCGATACAGACGTAGGTTCAACATGAGGATGCTCGTTCCTGGACGCCCTGTGAAGGAGACGCCAGCGACCCCCCCTCCTGTGCCCACAGAGAGACCCGCCTACAGGGAGAAGTTTATTCCACCCGAGCTGAGCATGTGGGACTACTTTGTGGCCAAG CCCTTCCTGCCACTGTCAGACAGCAACGCTCTGTGTGACTCAGACGAAAGTGGCGCTGAAGATGACGAAGATGATGACGATGCATTTCTTTCTGACACTCAGATAACAGAGCACTCTGACCCTAACTCCTACAG CTGGGCTCTGATCCGCCTGGTAATGGTGAAGCTGGCTCATCATAACGTCAAGAACTTCCTCCCACTCACAGGCCTCGACTTCACAG ACCTGCCAGTCACCTCCCCTCTCAGCAACGCTGTGTTGAAGACTTTAGAGAATTGGGAGCAGCTACTGCTGGAGCGAATGAACAAGTTTGATGCCCCGCCCCCCAACTACATCAACACTTATCCTACTGACCTCAGTGCAGGAGGGGGCCCCGCCATACTCCGACACAAGGCCATGCTGGAGCCAGACAACACACCCTTCAA GACAAAGAACCAACAGTCCTTTCCAGCCCGACGTCTTTGGCATTTCCTGGTCAAACAGGAAGTTCTTCAGGAGACTTTGATCCGTTACATCTTTACTAAAAAAAGGAAGCAGTGTGAG tCTGTAGATAACCATATGGACCGTTTAAGCCCAAACTGCATAGCAGGAGCTAGCAGTCCCTATAAG GTTGAAGCAGACCTGGGTTACCCTGGAGGGAAGGCTAAAATCATTCATAAGGAGTCAGATATAATCATGGCATTCGCCATCAATAGG GCTAACTCCAATGAGATAGTGCTAGCCTCCACTCATGATGTCCAGGAGGTGGACGTGTCTTCTCTGGTGGCTGTGCAGCCCTACACCTGGATAGGGGACGACTTTGATAAGGAGTCCCGCAG ctcTGATGACATAGACCATCGATCTTCTCAAACCAACATTGCCCAGACGAGCTCCGTCCCCTTCGCACCACCTCAGATGCAGGTCTCTGCCTCCATGCCATGGCTCGGCAGTGGACAGACCAGCATGGGAGCCAGTGTG